From Luteococcus japonicus, one genomic window encodes:
- the coaE gene encoding dephospho-CoA kinase: MIRVGLTGGIASGKSAVGELLRQHGALVIDSDQLARDVVAPGSAGLAAVIERFGEGILLPDGGLDRAALGRLVFSDDAARAELNAIIHPRVRAAATTLEAQVSDPYAIVVHMIPLLVETGQQDSFDALVVVDVDEDTQRARLMARNDLTEDEAQARIDSQASRTDRLRVADFVIRNDAGMEELADRTHAVWHELLKRRGQQGDGCGC, from the coding sequence ATGATCCGCGTCGGCCTGACCGGCGGGATCGCGTCCGGGAAGTCCGCCGTCGGTGAGCTGCTGCGGCAGCACGGGGCGCTGGTCATCGACTCGGACCAACTGGCCCGTGACGTCGTCGCCCCGGGAAGCGCGGGTCTGGCCGCCGTCATCGAGCGGTTCGGCGAGGGAATCCTGCTGCCCGACGGAGGCCTGGACCGAGCAGCCCTGGGGCGGCTCGTCTTCTCCGACGACGCGGCTCGGGCGGAGCTCAACGCGATCATCCACCCCCGGGTCCGGGCGGCCGCCACGACCCTCGAGGCCCAGGTGAGCGACCCCTACGCGATCGTGGTGCACATGATCCCGCTGCTGGTGGAGACGGGGCAGCAGGACTCCTTCGACGCGCTGGTGGTGGTGGACGTCGACGAGGACACCCAGCGGGCCCGGTTGATGGCGCGCAACGACCTCACCGAGGACGAGGCCCAGGCACGTATCGACTCCCAGGCCTCGCGCACGGACCGGCTGCGCGTCGCGGACTTCGTGATCCGCAACGACGCCGGAATGGAGGAGCTGGCCGATCGCACCCATGCCGTCTGGCACGAACTCCTCAAGCGCCGCGGGCAGCAGGGCGACGGCTGCGGCTGCTGA
- the uvrB gene encoding excinuclease ABC subunit UvrB: MRAVDEIQRVVAPFTMQAGFEPSGDQPKAIDELERRIRAGEQDVVLLGATGTGKTATIGWLTERLQRPVLVMQPNKTLAAQYANELRQFFPDNAVEYFVSYYDYYQPEAYVPQTDTYIEKDSSLNEEVERLRHSTTASLLTRRDVIVVATVSAIYGLGTPEEYVDRMVRLKVGEEYEREALLRRLVEIQYARNDLAGTRGTFRVRGDTLEVFPMYEENAVRIEFFGDEVEALSTMHPLTGEVLTTDEEMYIFPATHYVAGPERMERAIVGIEKELEERLDELHKQNKLLEEQRLRMRTNYDIEMMRQIGTCSGIENYSRHMDGRQAGDPAHTLLDFFPSDFLLVIDESHVTVPQIGGMYEGDASRKRTLVEHGFRLPSAMDNRPLRFEEFVERIGQTVYLSATPGNYEMARADGFVEQIIRPTGLVDPEIVVKPTKGQIDDLLGEIRTRADKNERILVTTLTKKMAEDLTDYLMENGVRTRYLHSEVDTLRRVELLRELRMGEYDVLVGINLLREGLDLPEVSLVAILDADKEGFLRSDRSLIQTIGRAARNVDGQVHMYADRITPSMERAIDETNRRRAIQVAYNTEHGIDPQPLRKKIADITDMLNREDADTAALVEKAQPRGRKPSQPVPQLGEKRALDTSNMAVSELADLVQELTEQMHTAAKELQFELAARLRDEVGDLKKELRSMIEANK; the protein is encoded by the coding sequence ATGCGAGCAGTCGACGAGATCCAGCGCGTGGTGGCCCCCTTCACAATGCAGGCGGGCTTCGAGCCATCAGGGGACCAGCCCAAGGCCATCGACGAGTTGGAGCGGCGCATCCGCGCCGGTGAGCAGGACGTCGTGCTGCTGGGTGCCACCGGCACCGGCAAGACCGCCACCATCGGGTGGCTCACGGAGAGGCTGCAGCGGCCCGTGCTGGTGATGCAGCCGAACAAGACCCTGGCGGCGCAGTATGCCAACGAGCTGCGGCAGTTCTTCCCGGACAATGCGGTGGAGTACTTCGTCAGCTACTACGACTACTACCAGCCAGAGGCCTATGTGCCGCAGACAGACACCTACATCGAGAAGGACTCCAGCCTGAACGAGGAGGTGGAGCGTCTGCGGCACTCCACCACGGCCTCCCTGCTGACCCGCCGCGACGTGATCGTGGTGGCCACCGTGAGCGCCATCTACGGTCTTGGTACGCCCGAGGAGTACGTGGACCGGATGGTCCGGCTCAAGGTCGGCGAGGAGTACGAGCGGGAGGCCCTGCTGCGGCGGCTGGTGGAGATCCAGTACGCCCGCAATGACCTGGCGGGAACTCGCGGCACCTTCCGGGTGCGTGGCGACACGCTCGAGGTCTTCCCGATGTACGAGGAGAATGCGGTCCGCATCGAGTTCTTCGGCGACGAGGTGGAGGCACTGTCCACCATGCACCCGCTGACCGGTGAGGTGCTGACCACCGACGAGGAGATGTACATCTTCCCGGCCACGCACTACGTCGCCGGCCCCGAACGGATGGAGCGGGCCATCGTCGGGATCGAGAAGGAACTCGAGGAGAGGCTCGACGAGCTGCACAAGCAGAACAAGTTGCTGGAGGAGCAGCGGCTTCGGATGCGCACCAACTACGACATCGAGATGATGCGCCAGATCGGCACCTGCTCGGGCATCGAGAACTACTCACGGCACATGGACGGCCGACAGGCGGGGGACCCCGCGCACACCCTGCTGGACTTCTTCCCCTCGGACTTCCTGCTGGTGATCGACGAGTCACACGTCACAGTCCCGCAGATCGGCGGCATGTACGAAGGAGACGCCAGCCGCAAGCGGACCCTGGTGGAGCACGGCTTCCGGCTGCCCAGTGCCATGGACAACCGCCCGCTGCGCTTCGAGGAGTTCGTCGAGCGGATCGGGCAGACCGTCTACCTGTCCGCCACCCCCGGAAACTACGAGATGGCCCGTGCCGACGGCTTCGTCGAGCAGATCATCCGCCCCACCGGCCTGGTTGACCCGGAGATCGTCGTGAAGCCCACCAAGGGGCAGATCGACGACCTGCTGGGCGAGATCCGCACCCGGGCGGACAAGAACGAGCGCATCCTGGTCACCACCCTGACCAAGAAGATGGCCGAGGACCTGACCGACTACCTGATGGAGAACGGGGTGCGTACCCGCTACCTGCACTCCGAGGTGGACACCCTGCGACGGGTGGAGCTGCTGCGGGAGCTGCGGATGGGTGAGTACGACGTGCTGGTGGGCATCAACCTGCTGCGTGAGGGCCTCGACCTGCCCGAGGTGAGCCTGGTGGCCATCCTGGACGCCGACAAGGAGGGCTTCCTGCGCTCGGACCGCTCCCTGATCCAGACCATCGGCCGTGCCGCCCGCAATGTGGACGGTCAGGTGCACATGTATGCGGACAGGATCACGCCCAGCATGGAGCGTGCCATCGACGAGACGAATCGTCGCCGCGCCATCCAGGTCGCCTACAACACCGAGCACGGCATCGACCCGCAGCCGCTGCGCAAGAAGATCGCCGACATCACCGACATGTTGAACCGGGAGGATGCGGACACCGCCGCGTTGGTGGAGAAGGCCCAGCCGAGGGGGCGCAAGCCCTCGCAGCCGGTGCCGCAGCTGGGGGAGAAGCGGGCCCTCGACACGTCGAACATGGCCGTCAGTGAGCTGGCGGACCTGGTGCAGGAGCTCACCGAACAGATGCACACGGCGGCCAAGGAGCTGCAGTTCGAGCTCGCGGCCCGGCTGCGCGACGAGGTGGGTGACCTCAAGAAGGAGCTCCGCAGCATGATCGAGGCGAACAAGTAG
- a CDS encoding TerC family protein, with translation MNIHLYTWLITIGVMAAVLLFDVFVIGRKPHEPSMKECGIFVGAFVGLAILFGIGVTYFSGPQYGKEFFAGWLTEYSLSLDNLFIFIIIMAKMKVPRQLQQYALLVGIILALVFRGIFIALGKSMIEAAAWVFFIFGAYLLYTAIDLVKDYFEKDHDDEATENLMIRWVKRTLPFTEDWQGTKSAVKINGKRFFTPMFLVIVALGSTDVLFALDSIPAIYGLTQEPYLVFTANAFALMGLRQLYFLIGGLLNKLVYLPIGLSIILGFIGVKLVLHAAHHYHLVGDWAEIGIEMSLGVIVVTLVVTTVASLMKTRNMSDEELAEMH, from the coding sequence ATGAACATCCATCTCTACACCTGGCTCATCACGATCGGCGTGATGGCAGCCGTCCTGCTCTTCGATGTCTTCGTGATCGGCCGCAAGCCGCACGAGCCCTCGATGAAGGAGTGCGGCATCTTCGTCGGTGCCTTCGTCGGCCTGGCCATCCTCTTCGGCATCGGCGTGACCTATTTCTCCGGGCCCCAGTACGGCAAGGAGTTCTTCGCCGGCTGGCTCACCGAGTACAGCCTCAGCCTGGACAACCTGTTCATCTTCATCATCATCATGGCGAAGATGAAGGTCCCCCGTCAGCTGCAGCAGTACGCGCTGCTGGTGGGCATCATCCTGGCCCTGGTCTTCCGCGGGATCTTCATTGCGCTGGGCAAGAGCATGATCGAGGCCGCGGCCTGGGTCTTCTTCATCTTCGGCGCGTACCTCCTGTACACCGCGATCGACCTGGTCAAGGACTACTTCGAGAAGGACCACGACGACGAGGCAACCGAGAACCTGATGATCCGTTGGGTGAAGCGCACGCTGCCCTTCACCGAGGACTGGCAGGGCACCAAGAGCGCCGTCAAGATCAACGGCAAGCGCTTCTTCACCCCGATGTTCCTGGTGATCGTCGCCCTGGGTTCCACCGACGTGCTCTTCGCCCTGGACTCCATCCCCGCCATCTACGGCCTCACCCAGGAGCCCTACCTGGTCTTCACCGCGAATGCCTTCGCGCTGATGGGCCTGCGCCAGCTCTACTTCCTGATCGGCGGCCTGCTGAACAAGCTGGTCTACCTGCCGATCGGCCTGTCCATCATCCTGGGCTTCATCGGTGTGAAGCTCGTGCTGCACGCGGCGCACCACTACCACCTGGTGGGCGACTGGGCGGAGATCGGCATCGAGATGAGCCTCGGCGTGATCGTCGTCACCCTCGTCGTCACGACCGTCGCCAGCCTCATGAAGACCCGCAACATGTCCGACGAGGAACTCGCCGAGATGCACTGA
- a CDS encoding MBL fold metallo-hydrolase yields MQTTTFDDGLTLTRVVVGGMGNNAYLLDDGAGRALLVDAAAEPETLARLVDGFTVETIVTTHRHHDHVGALLATARLTGARTLAGRPDCDDIERRTGIASEPLWTGDGVQLGKHRIGVIGLVGHTAGSITLVLRPQNAPVQLFTGDSLFPGGVGKTGTPEDFSSLLDGVITQLFEVFDDDTVVWPGHGEPTTLGAERPHLDVWRQRGW; encoded by the coding sequence ATGCAGACGACGACCTTCGACGACGGACTCACCCTGACCCGCGTGGTGGTGGGCGGCATGGGCAACAATGCCTATCTGCTCGACGACGGCGCCGGCCGAGCCCTGTTGGTCGATGCCGCCGCAGAACCAGAGACCCTGGCCCGATTGGTCGACGGTTTCACCGTCGAGACGATCGTCACCACACACCGGCACCATGACCACGTCGGCGCACTCCTCGCGACGGCCCGGCTCACGGGTGCTCGCACCCTGGCCGGCCGCCCGGACTGCGACGACATCGAGCGCCGGACCGGCATTGCCAGCGAGCCACTGTGGACCGGGGACGGGGTGCAGCTGGGCAAGCACCGGATCGGCGTCATCGGTCTGGTGGGGCACACCGCGGGTTCCATCACCCTGGTGCTGCGCCCGCAGAATGCCCCGGTGCAGCTCTTCACGGGAGATTCGCTCTTTCCCGGCGGCGTCGGCAAGACCGGCACGCCGGAGGACTTCTCCAGCCTGCTCGACGGGGTCATCACCCAGCTCTTCGAGGTCTTCGACGACGACACGGTGGTGTGGCCGGGACACGGCGAGCCCACCACCCTGGGGGCCGAGCGCCCCCACCTCGACGTATGGCGCCAACGCGGCTGGTGA
- a CDS encoding maleylpyruvate isomerase family mycothiol-dependent enzyme, whose product MSPEEQEPVSLPVSASVAHLRRRKLEATQGLLGDTISISDEDWQQPSRLPGWTRAHVATHIARNADGIRRVVHGLLTHTPSLMYPDSRQRRRDLEAGSRRGALDLQIDLDTSAGQLNDTFSYLQESGSTEEVQVLPGLAMPVHHLMVARLNEVVLHRIDLDHGFSATDVEADIARWLLEWNCSRLGQRTDLPPLRILSSSGLQATVGRPAPEHEVPVDVHGTDAGLLGWLTGRGGPELVGGAERLGIQEL is encoded by the coding sequence ATGAGCCCAGAAGAGCAGGAGCCGGTTTCCCTGCCGGTCAGCGCGTCGGTGGCTCATCTTCGCCGCCGCAAGCTGGAGGCCACCCAGGGACTGCTGGGCGACACGATCTCCATCAGCGACGAGGACTGGCAGCAGCCCAGCCGGTTGCCGGGCTGGACGCGAGCCCACGTCGCCACCCACATTGCGCGCAATGCCGACGGCATCCGCCGCGTGGTGCATGGCCTGCTGACCCACACCCCCAGCCTGATGTACCCGGACTCCCGGCAACGACGACGAGACCTGGAGGCCGGCTCGCGGCGGGGCGCACTGGACCTCCAGATAGACCTGGACACCTCGGCCGGGCAATTGAACGACACCTTCAGCTACCTGCAGGAGTCCGGCAGCACGGAGGAGGTCCAGGTACTGCCGGGGCTCGCCATGCCGGTGCACCACCTGATGGTGGCCCGGCTCAACGAGGTGGTGCTGCACCGCATCGACCTCGACCACGGATTCAGCGCCACGGACGTGGAGGCGGACATTGCCCGGTGGCTGCTGGAGTGGAACTGTTCCCGGCTCGGACAACGGACAGATCTGCCACCCCTGCGAATCCTCAGCAGCTCCGGTCTGCAGGCCACCGTGGGCCGCCCTGCCCCCGAGCACGAGGTACCGGTGGACGTCCATGGAACAGATGCCGGCCTGTTGGGCTGGTTGACCGGCCGCGGCGGCCCCGAGCTGGTGGGCGGCGCGGAGAGACTCGGCATACAGGAGTTGTGA
- the uvrA gene encoding excinuclease ABC subunit UvrA, with product MNDRLVVRGAREHNLRNVSLDLPRDALIVFTGLSGSGKSSLAFDTIFAEGQRRYVESLSAYARMFLGQMDKPDVDFIEGLSPAVSIDQKSTSRNPRSTVGTITEVYDYLRLMYARIGHPHCPECGEPISRQSPQQIVDRLLSLEEGTRFQVLAPVVRGRKGEHADLFRQLATDGFSRVRVDGTVHQLTDPPTLDKKFKHDIDVVVDRLAVKPTAKQRLTDSVETALRLAQGVVGIDFVDLDAKDPGRERRYSEKMACPNQHDISIEELEPRQFSFNGPWGACPACTGLGTTHEVDPDLVVPDRGKSLADGAIAPWANAHVAAHYEHVFESLAAKHGFKVTTPWEQLPEQARAILLQGAGDPVYVSYRNRFGRTRTFTQNYEGVLRYVRRRFDEAETDSARDRWGGYLREVPCPTCQGARLKPTSLAVTVGGRNIAELAGMSIREVADFLAGLEMTAREAQIAERLVKEINERLRFLLDVGLEYLTLSRSAGTLSGGEAQRIRLATQIGSGLVGVLYVLDEPSIGLHQRDNHRLIQTLKRLRDLGNTLIVVEHDEDTIRVADWTVDVGPGAGEHGGNVVVSGPVSELLASESSITGAYLSGRRSIPLPAVRRPATGRAITVHGATQNNLRDVDVSFPLGQFVAVTGVSGSGKSSLVNGILYTAMAQRLYKAKAVPGRHRSITGTEHIDKVIHVDQSPIGRTPRSNPATYTGVFDKIRTLFAATPEAKMRGYQAGRFSFNIKGGRCENCSGDGTIKIEMNFLPDVYVPCEVCHGARYNRETLEVHFKGKTIAEVLDMPIEEAADFFEAHNAISRHLQTLVEVGLGYVRLGQPATTLSGGEAQRVKLATELQRRSTGRTMYVLDEPTTGLHFEDIRKLLGVLQQLVDQGNSVVVIEHNLDVIKTADHLIDMGPEGGSGGGLVVAEGTPEQVAACEESYTGHFLKPMLAGKEVLVGEPVAALVEAPAAKKAAKRTMKKAAAKKATARKVATKK from the coding sequence GTGAATGATCGTCTTGTCGTCCGAGGTGCCCGCGAGCACAACCTGCGCAATGTCTCGTTGGACCTGCCGCGCGATGCGCTGATCGTGTTCACCGGCCTGTCCGGTTCCGGCAAGTCCTCGCTGGCCTTCGACACGATCTTTGCCGAGGGGCAGCGTCGGTATGTGGAGTCCCTCAGTGCCTATGCCCGGATGTTCCTCGGGCAGATGGACAAGCCGGACGTCGACTTCATCGAGGGCCTCTCACCAGCAGTCTCCATCGACCAGAAGTCCACCAGTCGCAATCCGCGCTCGACAGTGGGCACCATCACGGAGGTCTATGACTACCTCCGCCTGATGTATGCCCGGATCGGCCATCCGCACTGCCCCGAGTGCGGTGAGCCGATCAGCCGGCAGAGTCCGCAGCAGATCGTGGACCGTCTCCTCTCCTTGGAGGAGGGCACCCGTTTCCAGGTGCTCGCGCCGGTGGTCCGGGGACGCAAGGGCGAGCATGCCGACCTCTTCCGCCAGCTGGCCACCGATGGCTTCAGCCGCGTCCGGGTGGACGGGACGGTGCACCAACTGACCGATCCGCCGACGCTGGACAAGAAGTTCAAGCACGACATCGACGTCGTGGTGGACCGGCTGGCCGTCAAGCCCACCGCGAAGCAGCGCCTCACGGACTCGGTGGAGACGGCGTTGCGGCTTGCCCAAGGCGTGGTCGGCATCGACTTCGTCGACCTGGATGCCAAGGACCCGGGCCGCGAGCGCCGTTACTCGGAGAAGATGGCCTGCCCCAACCAGCACGACATCTCCATCGAGGAGCTGGAGCCTCGCCAGTTCTCCTTCAACGGTCCGTGGGGCGCCTGCCCCGCCTGCACCGGCCTGGGCACCACGCATGAGGTGGATCCGGACCTCGTCGTCCCGGACCGCGGCAAGTCGCTGGCCGACGGGGCGATTGCGCCATGGGCCAATGCCCACGTCGCCGCCCACTACGAGCACGTCTTCGAGTCGCTGGCCGCCAAGCACGGCTTCAAGGTCACGACGCCCTGGGAGCAGCTCCCGGAGCAGGCGCGGGCCATCCTGCTGCAGGGCGCGGGTGACCCGGTCTATGTGAGCTACCGCAACCGCTTCGGCCGTACCCGGACCTTCACCCAGAACTACGAGGGGGTGCTGCGCTATGTGCGTCGCCGCTTCGACGAGGCGGAGACCGACTCCGCACGGGACCGCTGGGGTGGCTACCTGCGCGAGGTGCCCTGCCCCACATGTCAGGGGGCTCGCCTCAAGCCGACCTCGCTGGCCGTCACCGTCGGCGGCCGCAACATCGCCGAGCTGGCGGGCATGTCCATCCGCGAGGTGGCCGACTTCCTGGCCGGACTGGAGATGACTGCACGGGAGGCACAGATCGCCGAACGCCTGGTCAAGGAGATCAATGAGCGGCTGCGCTTCCTGCTGGACGTGGGCCTGGAGTACCTGACCCTCTCCCGGTCCGCGGGGACCCTGTCGGGCGGCGAGGCGCAGCGGATCCGGCTCGCGACCCAGATCGGCTCCGGCCTGGTGGGCGTGCTCTACGTCCTCGACGAGCCGTCCATCGGCCTGCACCAGCGGGACAACCACCGCCTGATCCAGACGTTGAAGCGGCTGCGGGACCTGGGCAACACCCTGATCGTCGTCGAACATGACGAGGACACCATCCGGGTGGCGGACTGGACCGTCGACGTCGGTCCCGGCGCCGGCGAGCATGGCGGCAATGTGGTGGTCAGCGGACCTGTCTCCGAGCTGTTGGCCAGCGAGAGCTCCATCACCGGTGCCTACCTGTCCGGCCGCCGCTCCATCCCGCTGCCTGCGGTGCGCCGTCCTGCGACGGGACGCGCCATCACGGTGCACGGTGCCACCCAGAACAACCTGCGCGACGTGGACGTGAGCTTCCCGCTCGGCCAGTTCGTCGCGGTCACCGGCGTCTCCGGGTCCGGCAAGTCCTCGCTGGTCAATGGCATCCTCTACACGGCCATGGCGCAACGCCTCTACAAGGCCAAGGCCGTGCCCGGGCGGCACCGTTCCATCACCGGGACGGAGCACATCGACAAGGTCATCCACGTGGACCAGTCGCCCATCGGCCGCACGCCGCGTTCAAATCCGGCCACCTACACCGGCGTCTTCGACAAGATCCGGACCCTCTTCGCCGCCACTCCGGAGGCCAAGATGCGCGGCTACCAGGCCGGCCGGTTCAGCTTCAACATCAAGGGCGGCCGGTGCGAGAACTGCTCCGGCGACGGCACCATCAAGATCGAGATGAACTTCCTGCCCGACGTGTACGTCCCCTGCGAGGTCTGCCATGGGGCGCGCTACAACCGGGAGACGCTGGAGGTGCACTTCAAGGGAAAGACCATCGCCGAGGTGCTGGACATGCCGATCGAGGAGGCCGCCGACTTCTTCGAGGCGCACAATGCGATCTCGCGTCACCTGCAGACCCTGGTGGAGGTGGGTCTGGGCTACGTGCGGCTGGGCCAGCCGGCCACCACGCTGTCCGGCGGTGAGGCGCAGCGCGTGAAGCTGGCCACGGAACTGCAACGACGGTCCACCGGGCGCACCATGTACGTGCTCGACGAGCCCACCACGGGCCTGCACTTCGAGGACATCCGCAAACTGCTGGGTGTGCTGCAGCAGTTGGTGGACCAGGGCAACTCGGTGGTGGTGATCGAGCACAACCTCGACGTGATCAAGACCGCAGACCACCTGATCGACATGGGCCCTGAGGGCGGTTCCGGCGGCGGCCTGGTGGTGGCCGAGGGCACCCCGGAACAGGTGGCGGCCTGTGAGGAGAGCTACACCGGCCACTTCCTCAAGCCGATGCTGGCAGGCAAGGAGGTCCTGGTGGGGGAGCCCGTCGCGGCCCTCGTGGAGGCGCCGGCCGCGAAGAAGGCGGCGAAGAGGACAATGAAGAAGGCCGCCGCCAAGAAGGCGACGGCCCGCAAGGTGGCCACCAAGAAGTAG
- a CDS encoding Rieske (2Fe-2S) protein, with protein MSPTRRDVLKTAGLAAGAAATTGAVTGCSKPEEVKTGPASIKAADVPVGGAAIIEESNFVVAQPKAGEYKAYTRLCPHAGCKVSKVEKAEIVCTCHNSRFSAADGARLSGPATAGLGPATAKLDGDTVNVSA; from the coding sequence ATGAGTCCCACCCGTCGTGACGTCCTCAAGACCGCCGGCCTGGCCGCCGGAGCCGCAGCCACCACCGGTGCGGTGACCGGATGCTCGAAGCCGGAGGAGGTCAAGACCGGCCCCGCCTCCATCAAGGCCGCCGACGTGCCCGTGGGCGGCGCAGCCATCATCGAGGAGAGCAACTTCGTGGTGGCCCAGCCGAAGGCCGGCGAGTACAAGGCCTACACCCGGCTGTGCCCGCACGCCGGCTGCAAGGTCAGCAAGGTGGAGAAGGCGGAGATCGTCTGCACCTGCCACAACTCCCGGTTCAGCGCCGCCGACGGTGCCCGGCTGAGTGGCCCCGCGACGGCAGGCCTCGGACCGGCCACCGCCAAGCTCGACGGCGACACCGTCAACGTCAGCGCCTGA
- a CDS encoding Rieske (2Fe-2S) protein: MSPSRRDVLKTAGLAAGAAATTGAVTGCSSPEEIKAGPASIKAADVPVGSATVLQDSNYVVAQPEPGQYKAFSRMCPHAGCKVDKVEKAEIVCTCHDARFSAADGARLSGPAETGLTAAKATLAGDTITVADA, translated from the coding sequence ATGAGCCCTTCCCGCCGAGATGTCCTCAAGACCGCTGGTCTGGCCGCCGGAGCCGCAGCCACCACCGGCGCCGTGACCGGCTGTTCCTCCCCCGAGGAGATCAAGGCCGGCCCGGCCTCGATCAAGGCCGCCGATGTCCCCGTGGGCAGTGCCACTGTGCTGCAGGACTCGAACTACGTCGTCGCGCAGCCAGAGCCGGGCCAGTACAAGGCCTTCAGCCGGATGTGCCCACACGCCGGATGCAAGGTGGACAAGGTGGAGAAGGCCGAGATCGTCTGCACCTGCCACGATGCCCGCTTCTCCGCGGCCGACGGGGCTCGGCTGAGCGGCCCGGCCGAGACCGGCCTGACCGCAGCGAAGGCCACGCTGGCCGGGGACACCATCACCGTCGCCGACGCCTGA
- the uvrC gene encoding excinuclease ABC subunit UvrC, with protein sequence MADPSSYRPAPGTIPTDPGVYRFSDAHGQVIYVGKAKNLRQRLNSYFADPANLHFRTQTMVRTAAKVEWTVVQNELESLQLEYTWIQQYDPRFNVKYRDDKSYPWLCLTWSDEYPRVFVGRGSKRKGYRYFGPFGQAWAIRETVDALLHVFPMRSCSTGVFNNAKSAGRPCLLGYIGKCSAPCVGRISPEDHREIVEDFASFMAGRTGQLTRKLERQMTQASENLEFEKAAVLRDSLTALNQATEKNAIVLADGTDADVIALAEDPLEVAVQIFNVRSGRVRGQRGWVADRADDGDTAELVEQFLLQIYADARTADTEVASAIPREVLVPVMPASGEAMVQLLREERGAHVNLHVPQRGDKRVLLDTVAKNAAESLQQHKMKRASDLSTRNRALEQLQATLELPTAPLRIECYDISHLQGTEVVASMVVFEDGLPRKSEYRRFVIKSFEGSDDLRAMKEVLTRRFRRLLDDRASMSDEAEGGPVLVDATTGAPRKFAYAPHLVVVDGGEPQVAAAAEVLEELGLADEVALCGLAKRLEEVWIPDEEYPLILPRSSEGLYLLQRLRDEAHRFAITHHRGRRSKAMVESVLDDVRGLGETRRKALLKHFGSLRKLRAASVEEIALVPGFGPRLAANVVEALGAQQPGEAINMTTGEVLPGRP encoded by the coding sequence ATGGCCGATCCGTCCAGCTACCGCCCCGCGCCCGGCACCATCCCCACCGACCCGGGGGTCTACCGGTTCAGCGACGCCCACGGCCAGGTGATCTACGTCGGCAAGGCCAAGAACCTTCGCCAGCGCCTCAACTCCTACTTCGCGGACCCGGCCAACCTGCACTTCCGTACCCAGACCATGGTGCGCACCGCGGCCAAGGTGGAGTGGACGGTGGTGCAGAACGAGCTGGAGAGCCTGCAACTGGAATACACCTGGATCCAGCAGTATGACCCGCGCTTCAACGTGAAGTACCGCGATGACAAGTCCTACCCCTGGCTCTGCCTGACCTGGTCCGACGAGTACCCGCGGGTCTTCGTCGGGCGGGGCAGCAAGCGCAAGGGATACCGCTACTTCGGCCCCTTCGGGCAGGCCTGGGCCATTCGGGAGACCGTCGACGCCCTGCTGCACGTCTTCCCGATGCGCTCCTGCAGCACTGGGGTCTTCAACAATGCGAAGTCTGCCGGCCGCCCGTGCCTGCTGGGCTACATCGGCAAGTGCTCGGCCCCCTGCGTGGGACGGATCAGCCCGGAGGACCATCGCGAGATCGTCGAGGACTTCGCCAGCTTCATGGCGGGCCGTACCGGCCAGCTCACCCGCAAGCTCGAGCGCCAGATGACGCAGGCCAGCGAGAACCTGGAGTTCGAGAAGGCCGCCGTCCTCCGGGACTCCTTGACCGCCCTGAATCAGGCCACCGAGAAGAATGCCATCGTGCTGGCTGACGGCACCGATGCCGACGTCATTGCCCTGGCGGAGGACCCGCTGGAGGTTGCAGTGCAGATCTTCAACGTGCGCTCCGGCCGGGTGCGTGGGCAGCGCGGCTGGGTGGCGGACCGCGCCGACGACGGGGACACCGCAGAACTCGTCGAACAGTTCCTCTTGCAGATCTATGCCGATGCCCGGACCGCGGACACGGAGGTGGCCAGCGCCATCCCGCGGGAGGTGCTGGTGCCGGTCATGCCCGCCTCGGGGGAGGCGATGGTGCAGCTGCTGCGGGAGGAGCGTGGAGCCCACGTCAACCTGCACGTGCCCCAGCGGGGGGACAAGCGAGTCCTCCTGGACACCGTCGCGAAGAATGCCGCCGAATCCCTGCAGCAGCACAAGATGAAGCGGGCCAGTGACCTGTCCACCCGCAACCGTGCCCTGGAGCAGCTGCAGGCCACGCTGGAGCTGCCCACCGCTCCGTTGCGCATCGAGTGCTATGACATCTCGCACCTGCAGGGCACCGAGGTGGTGGCCTCCATGGTGGTCTTCGAGGACGGCCTGCCGCGCAAGAGCGAGTACCGGCGCTTCGTGATCAAGTCCTTCGAGGGCTCCGACGACCTGCGCGCCATGAAGGAGGTCCTGACCCGTCGCTTCCGTCGCCTGCTCGACGACCGCGCGTCGATGAGCGACGAGGCCGAGGGCGGCCCGGTGCTGGTCGATGCCACGACGGGGGCTCCCCGCAAGTTCGCCTACGCCCCGCACCTGGTGGTGGTCGACGGCGGCGAACCGCAGGTGGCGGCGGCCGCCGAGGTGCTGGAGGAGCTCGGGCTGGCCGACGAGGTGGCGCTGTGCGGCCTGGCCAAGCGCCTGGAGGAGGTGTGGATCCCCGACGAGGAGTATCCCCTGATCCTGCCCCGCTCCTCCGAGGGGCTCTACCTGCTGCAGAGGCTGCGCGACGAGGCACATCGCTTCGCCATCACCCACCACCGCGGCCGCCGCAGCAAGGCGATGGTGGAGTCCGTGCTGGACGACGTGCGAGGGCTGGGGGAGACCCGTCGCAAGGCACTGCTCAAGCACTTCGGCAGCCTGCGCAAGCTGCGCGCAGCGTCGGTCGAGGAGATTGCGCTCGTGCCGGGCTTCGGACCGCGGCTGGCCGCCAACGTGGTGGAAGCGCTCGGCGCCCAGCAACCAGGGGAGGCGATCAACATGACCACGGGCGAGGTGCTGCCCGGTCGGCCATAA